In Zunongwangia sp. HGR-M22, the sequence TTTTCGTACTTTCTTTGAAATTGTGCTGAAAAATTGTCCAATTCTGGCAGCAGTTTGCGGAGTAACTAATTCTATCGGAGATACGCCAGGACGGTAAACTACATCTTTAATCGCAATATCATAATTTTCCTGCGCTTCTTTTATAAACTTTTTTAGTGCTTTAGAGCTTCCTGCTTCTTCTTTTTCAAAAGCAGCATATATTTTTTCAAGACTATTCTCTATACTAATATGGTGACCCTCTTCAAAATATACGCGGTAAGCAGGATTCAATTTTATAAGTGTATAAAAATCTTCTGGTTTTTTATCAAAATCGGCAAAAAAGCGTTCAAAGACATCGGGCATCCAGTACCAGGTTGGTCCTATGTCGAAAGTGAAGCCATTCTTTTTTAACTGTCTGGCTCTACCGCCAACTTCCGCATTTTTTTCATAAATGGTAACGTCATAACCGTCTTTTGCCAGGTAACATGAAGCTGCTAAAGAAGCGAATCCAGATCCTATTATGGCAATTTTTTGCTTCATGTTAAAGGGTTTTTATAAAGTTATCTAACTCTTGGTGAAATTTTATATTTTCGGGTAAAGGCATTTCTTTTATGTTGTTTGTTTTGTGTCCAAATAAATTAAGTTCGTATGGGCGATGTTCGCATATAATTTCTTGAAATTCTTGTATGAAATCTTCAATATTCAGCGGAGCAATAGTGCAATAGCTCAGAAACTTTACATTGGAATAGCGCTCCAATAGAAATTTCATATTAGAAAGTGGTAAGCTTGGACCAAGAAATATAGTTTGATAGCCTGAGTGCAATAGTAAATATTGAATATACAGAATACTTAAATCGTGTATTTCATTTTCTGGTAGGAACAATATAAAAATATCTTCTTTGGTAGCTTCTTTTGAAGCTTTTATATCTGCTATATTGAGATATAATTTTTGTTTTATCAAATCGACAATATAATGTTCGTGTATTGGTTTTATAGTATCGGTTTGCCACAAGAGCCCGACCTCATTTAAAAGAGGTAAAAAGATGTCGTTAAATATAGCTTTAAAACTCTTCTTTTTTAATAAAGAGTTATAGGTTTGATTGAAAAGGTTTTCGTCAAAATTCATCATAGCCATCTTAAATTGATTGATAGCTCGATTTTCTTCGCTTATGCTAGAAGTAATTCGATGAACCATTCCCGAAATTTCTTCTTCCGTTAATTTAGAAATTCGCGATATTTTGTATCCATTTTCGTTAAGGAAAGAGATATTCAAAATCTTTTGTAGACAAGAACTATCATACATGCGTATGTTAGTTTTTGTACGCTGTGGTGTTAAAATATTATAGCGTTTCTCCCACATCCTTATGGTATGTGCTTTGATACCACTAAGGTTTTCGAGATCTTTTATGCTAAAGCTTTGTTTGATTAATTCCATATAAACTATGATACCAAACAAATCTATACAAATTGTAATCGCAATTTATATAGGAAAAAGTTAAAATGTTTAATGTAGTCGTTAATTGATTAAACAAAATAAATTTTCAAACTTTTGAGTTTCATTTTGTACCTATTTAGTATCCGGAATGAATCATTAGAATGACGTCATGCGGTTTCGATTGTTATCGGAATTGATTAACGGTCTCATCGTTTAAGTGCTGTTTTTTAAATCTATATGAGATTCTGTATTAAGTGCGGAATTGCAAAAATTTCAATGATTAAAATAACGGATAGTCTTTTTAAAATTTAATTTATCTTAAGCTTCAGTGCACTTGCAATTTCAAGCCATTTTTTAAGATATCATTCGATGTTCTAGTTAATATATATAAAATAGATTATGAAGAGATAATTATTAATATGACCTTTAGATAAGGTTTCTTGTCTTGCGTATTTTAAGAGAAAGAAATCGCATAAAAGCTTTGTATGATATTAGATAAAATCAAAAACAATCATAGTATAATAGATGCTATTGGCGATACTCCATTAATCCATCTTCATAAAATGTTCTTAGACTCTAAGATTAATTTTTATGGAAAATTAGAAGCAGCGAATCCTTCTGGTAGTCTTAAAGATAGAACTTCTGCTTTTATTCTTCAAAATGCTTTAGAGGAAGGTAAAATTAGGCCAGGGGATACTGTAATCGAATCTAGCTCTGGGAATATGGCTTTAGGCCTGGCGCAGGCATGTTTATATTTGAAACTGAAATTGATTGTAGTGGTAGATCCACATATTAATAAACATACTGAAAAATTGCTTTTAGCGTATGGCGCAAAGATTGAATATGTTACCAAACCATCCAAAAAAGGAGGTTTTCTGGCTGCAAGATTAGACAAAGTACAGGAGCTTTTAAAAGCTATTCCAAATAGTTTTTGGACAAATCAATACGGAAATCCAGATAATCCTTTGGCGCATCATAAAACGATAGAAGAGATTATGATCGCATTAGAAGGTGATGTAGATTATATATTTGTTTCTGCGAGTACATGTGGTACTTTAATGGGATATGCAGATTATATTTTAGAAAATAATCTTAAGACCAAATTAATTGCTGTAGATGCAAAGGGAAGCGTCTTGTTTGGAGGAGAGGCTAAAAAACGATTAATCCCAGGTCATGGGGCTGCAGTGCCTTCACAATTTCTTCGGAAAGAAAGAATTTATGATTATCTAGCGGTAAGCGATCTAGATTGTATAGAAGGATGCTGGTCACTACTTAAATCTGAAGGAATTTTGTGCGGTGGTTCTACAGGAGGTGTGGTTACCGCCATTAAAAACTATATTGCGAAGATTGATGATTCAAGTAATTGTGTGTTTCTTTTATGTGACAAGGGCGAGCGGTATTTAGATACGATCTATAATCCAGATTGGATACAAGTAAACTTTCCAGATTATAAATCAATTGAAAATTCGGAAATCGGGTGGTAGGTATCAGTAATTCTGAAATTTATAAAACCAAAAAGTATAAGGTGGCGATAATAGGGATGGGGCCTAAAGGGCTGTATGCCCTAGAGCGTTTATTAGCTCAAATTAAATATAATACAATAGATCAATGTATCGAAGTGCATATATTTAATGCTGATGAAAATTTTGGTTCGGGCAATGTTTACGCTAAAAATCAACCATCTTATCTGATTATGAATTATGCAAGCAGTAATATAAATGCCTGGATAGATGAAACGCCAAAGCCAATAGTACAGCAACCATTAAGCTTTATAGAGTGGTTAAAAGAAAATAAAGTTGATAAGCGTTCAAATTCATATCTCGATTTTGCTCCACGTGCGATAGTTGGAGAATATTTAAATACTGTTTTTAAGGAATTAGTGAGTAACTCGCCAGAGAGCATTAGCTATTACTTTCATCCAAATATAGTTGCAGATATAAAAAAAACAGGCGATAAATTTCAGATTAAAGAACAATCAGATTCAAATTATCTTAGTGATAAAATCGATAATGTTTTACTAACCACGGGTCATCTTGGGGCAGGAGCAGATTTTATTTCAGAACAACCGGCTTCATCTTTTATTAATTTTGTGTATCCTACGAAAACTAAACTAAAAGATGTAAAGACGGGTAAGGTTGTTATCCGTGGGTTTGGTTTAACCTGCATTGATACCGTTTTAGAACTAACTGAAGGGCGAGCGGGTATCTTTAAATCTGGATCCTCAAATAAAATGAAGTATTTGCCATCGGGTAAAGAACCAAATTGTATTTACATTATTTCAAGATCAGGTTTACCAATGTTTCCTAGAAATAGTAGTGAAGAGGAGATTGAAAGATTGGTTTATTTTACTGAAGAAAATATCGAGGCAGCATTAAAATTATCTTTTGTTGATTTGTTTTTACCTTTAATTAAAAAGGAATTTTATTTTCAGTATTACAAAATTGCATTTAAAATCAAGAATCTTGAGTTGAAATTTGATGAAGATTTTGAAACTGTAACTGCTCAGGTTACCGAATTTCATTCTAAATTTCCTGAAGAAGAAAAGTATTGTTGGGATCAATTAATAGATCCATTTCATGGTCAAGCCACAATTTATAACGATCAATTAATCGAATATCTAAAATTTTTAATTTCAGAAGCAAAAAAGGGTGTGCACGCAAGTCCCATTATGGCAGCTGTGGGCACTTGGCGAAAAATTAGTCCGATCTTCAATAAATATTATAGTTTTGGAAGGCTGGATGCCAAATCACATGCATTGTTTGATCGAGATTATTTTGGTCTTTTCAATCGTCTATCTTACGGCCCACCAATTATAAATACTGAAAAGTTGATTGCTTTAGCTGAAGGAGGTCTTATAGACTTCAGCCGAGTAAGAAATGCAGAGATTATTCATAATAAAAAAAATGGGTACGAATTAATATTGGATAAAAAATCCAGTTCATTCAGAAGAAATGCAGAAAATTATGACACTGGTAAAATAAAGATTGATACCGTTATCGACGCAAGAATACCACGCGGTATAGATAGACGACCTAAATCCTTATTTAGCAATTTGCTGACTAAAGGTCTTCTGCGCAGTTTTAAAAATAAGAATAACGGCTATTACGAGGCTAGTGCTGTCGATATTAATAAATCTGGTAAAGCCATCAATGCAAACGGAACTTTAGAAGATAACCTGTCACTTTATGGAACACCAACAGAAGGAGTGACGCTAGATAATGATACGTTATCCAGAACTCGAAATAATTTTGCGTCTATATGGGCTCAAAATGTAATTCAGGATATTCAAAATAAAAATAAACAGAACTTATTTAATAATACAATTAATGTACACTAAGGCGAATAAGATAAATGGCTTAACACCAATAACCAGTGAATGGATGGAAGAAGTTATGCGCGATAAATCTTTGATTGAACAATTGATTTCAAAATATGGCTCTCCGGTAAACCTTCACCATTTGCCTACTTTTTCAAGTAATATTGAAAGATTTCGCGAACTTTTTGCCCAATATGGTTTAAGACATCAAATTTACTATGCCCGTAAAGCAAACAAAAGCAAAGCACTTGTACAAAAAGCTTTGCAATCTGGGATTGGGGTAGATACCGCAAGTTTTAGAGAATTAGAACAGTCATTAGCGCTGGGAGGTACTGGGGAAACCTTGGTACTTACATCAGCTATCAAAACCAAAGAGCAATATGCTTTAGCCATTAAAGAACAAGTGCCCATTATTTTAGATAATGTTGATGAGTGCGAACTAGCTAATACCGTTGCTGTAGAACTGGGGAAAGTTGCAATTGTAGGTTTTAGAGTAAGCGGATTTAAAGTTGAAGATAAAAAACTTTATAGCCGTTTTGGATTCGATATAGAATTGCTAAAACAGTTTATTCTTGAAAACCTTGGGGCAGAAGGTACATACAAAAACTTAAATATTGCAGGTTTACACTTTCATTTAGACGGTTACTCAACCCATCAGCGTGGAAAAGCTTTAAGTGATTGTATAAGTATGTTAAGTGAATTAAACGAAGCTGGGTTTAATTTAGACTTCATTGATATAGGAGGTGGCATATTGATTAATTATCTGGAAGATGAACAGGAATGGAGCAATTTTGATAAGCAATTAAGGGTACAAGTCGCTTCGGGAGAGGGGAATCTAACCTTTAATCAAAATGGATTGGGATATGAACTTATAAACGGAAATGTAGAACGTTCCCTGAAAACATATCCATATTATAACAACGTAAATGGCGTAGACTTTTTAAAACAAGTACTGGAGTATAAAGAATCTGCCGAGTCTTCGCCTAATTTTTCGAGACTGCAAAAAAACAATATAGAAATACGAATTGAACCTGGTAGATCACTGCTCAATCAAATAGGAATGACGATCGCTAAAGTTGCCCATCGTAAACAAGATGCAAAAGGACAATGGTTGGTTGGATTAGAAATGAATATGAGCCAGATGATGAGTTCTAGTGCAGATTTTCTTCTTGATCCTTATTTGATTTATGAAGATGATTTTTCTGAAGAATCGGCTGTGGACGTTTTTTTTACGGGTGCATACTGTTTAGAAAGAGATGTGCTATTGAAACGCAAAATTACCTTGCCGCAATTACCTAAAATCGGAGATTTGGTGGCCTTTGTGAATACAGCTGGTTATATGATGCACTTTTTTGAAACCGAAGCTCATCTTTTTGAGCTATCTACAAATCTTAGTTTCAATAATTCTGAAAAGTTAACTGTAGTAGATTTTGTAAATGATGATATGCTATAAAATTCATGGAGTAGGAAGGTAGATTATATTTCTTGCTCCATGTTGAAATCAAAAACATTTTAGTTATTACAGGATAGCAAAAACACTCTTAAATCCTTTTGAATTTTTTTTGTATTGAATAATTTCAGAAATCTTTTAGAAGAAAAAGACTAATATGTTTTTGGGGAATCTAAAGTAGAAAGTTGACTAGATGTTGACTGCGGAAATTTTAAAGTAGGGTCGTAGGATAATAGAGTGCCCAGGATGGGAGTCGAACCCATACGCCCTAATGGACACATGGCCCTCAACCATGCCTGTCTACCAATTCCAGCACCTGGGCAAATGCGCCATTAAAAATAACGGGCCTTTGTATTTCACAATTTCATAAATCTATAAAATAAAAAAGTGATCTGGCTGGGGCTCGAACCCAGGACCCTCTCCTTAAAAGGGAGATGCTCTACCAACTGAGCTACCAGATCAAATTTGAATTTTATAAAAAAAGAACATCTATGTGATCTGGCTGG encodes:
- a CDS encoding Y4yA family PLP-dependent enzyme, which produces MYTKANKINGLTPITSEWMEEVMRDKSLIEQLISKYGSPVNLHHLPTFSSNIERFRELFAQYGLRHQIYYARKANKSKALVQKALQSGIGVDTASFRELEQSLALGGTGETLVLTSAIKTKEQYALAIKEQVPIILDNVDECELANTVAVELGKVAIVGFRVSGFKVEDKKLYSRFGFDIELLKQFILENLGAEGTYKNLNIAGLHFHLDGYSTHQRGKALSDCISMLSELNEAGFNLDFIDIGGGILINYLEDEQEWSNFDKQLRVQVASGEGNLTFNQNGLGYELINGNVERSLKTYPYYNNVNGVDFLKQVLEYKESAESSPNFSRLQKNNIEIRIEPGRSLLNQIGMTIAKVAHRKQDAKGQWLVGLEMNMSQMMSSSADFLLDPYLIYEDDFSEESAVDVFFTGAYCLERDVLLKRKITLPQLPKIGDLVAFVNTAGYMMHFFETEAHLFELSTNLSFNNSEKLTVVDFVNDDML
- a CDS encoding MerR family transcriptional regulator, giving the protein MELIKQSFSIKDLENLSGIKAHTIRMWEKRYNILTPQRTKTNIRMYDSSCLQKILNISFLNENGYKISRISKLTEEEISGMVHRITSSISEENRAINQFKMAMMNFDENLFNQTYNSLLKKKSFKAIFNDIFLPLLNEVGLLWQTDTIKPIHEHYIVDLIKQKLYLNIADIKASKEATKEDIFILFLPENEIHDLSILYIQYLLLHSGYQTIFLGPSLPLSNMKFLLERYSNVKFLSYCTIAPLNIEDFIQEFQEIICEHRPYELNLFGHKTNNIKEMPLPENIKFHQELDNFIKTL
- the sbnA gene encoding 2,3-diaminopropionate biosynthesis protein SbnA encodes the protein MILDKIKNNHSIIDAIGDTPLIHLHKMFLDSKINFYGKLEAANPSGSLKDRTSAFILQNALEEGKIRPGDTVIESSSGNMALGLAQACLYLKLKLIVVVDPHINKHTEKLLLAYGAKIEYVTKPSKKGGFLAARLDKVQELLKAIPNSFWTNQYGNPDNPLAHHKTIEEIMIALEGDVDYIFVSASTCGTLMGYADYILENNLKTKLIAVDAKGSVLFGGEAKKRLIPGHGAAVPSQFLRKERIYDYLAVSDLDCIEGCWSLLKSEGILCGGSTGGVVTAIKNYIAKIDDSSNCVFLLCDKGERYLDTIYNPDWIQVNFPDYKSIENSEIGW
- a CDS encoding FAD/NAD(P)-binding protein is translated as MAIIGMGPKGLYALERLLAQIKYNTIDQCIEVHIFNADENFGSGNVYAKNQPSYLIMNYASSNINAWIDETPKPIVQQPLSFIEWLKENKVDKRSNSYLDFAPRAIVGEYLNTVFKELVSNSPESISYYFHPNIVADIKKTGDKFQIKEQSDSNYLSDKIDNVLLTTGHLGAGADFISEQPASSFINFVYPTKTKLKDVKTGKVVIRGFGLTCIDTVLELTEGRAGIFKSGSSNKMKYLPSGKEPNCIYIISRSGLPMFPRNSSEEEIERLVYFTEENIEAALKLSFVDLFLPLIKKEFYFQYYKIAFKIKNLELKFDEDFETVTAQVTEFHSKFPEEEKYCWDQLIDPFHGQATIYNDQLIEYLKFLISEAKKGVHASPIMAAVGTWRKISPIFNKYYSFGRLDAKSHALFDRDYFGLFNRLSYGPPIINTEKLIALAEGGLIDFSRVRNAEIIHNKKNGYELILDKKSSSFRRNAENYDTGKIKIDTVIDARIPRGIDRRPKSLFSNLLTKGLLRSFKNKNNGYYEASAVDINKSGKAINANGTLEDNLSLYGTPTEGVTLDNDTLSRTRNNFASIWAQNVIQDIQNKNKQNLFNNTINVH